In Thermoanaerobaculia bacterium, the genomic stretch CCACCACATGGGTCAAACCCAAGACAACCCACTCCTGGTTTGAAGGGGAATACATGCAGATGGACCAGGTCCAGAATATCCTGGGCATGCTGGGCCAGGGCATGAACGTGGAAATCATGGACGGCGGGACCGCCGACCTCTCCAACCAGGAACTTTCCGGACACGCGCAGAACCTGGACGCGACAGGGTCCGACCCGCACGCCACTTCCACGACAGGAATTGTCGTCGCCCAGGGGGCCACCAATGCCCAGTACAAGGGAATGGCGCCGGGAGCCTACGCCTACGTCCGGGATTACAACGGAGACATCTTTTCCGAAAAGGAAATGGACTTCCCGGCCTACAATATCGCCGCCGACAACAACTCCTGGGGATATGTCCTTGGCTGGACCTGGGGATCGAAGAATAAACCCCAGTTCTATTGCTACAACTCTTCGGAGTATGTCGCGGACGGATTCGGGGACTATGACAACTACGCTAAGGAGATGGACAACCTGATTCTCCCGATTGGATCGGAGCCGTTAAAGACCGTCGTTGTCTTTTCTTCCGGGAACGATCGCGGAGAGATCTATTCTCCCGCGATTTATGGAGGCCATAACCACTGTTACTGCCCTGATTCTACAAGCCGCTGCGACTCCGCCCTCCATACCGATGAACACGATCCTGACCCCGATTACGGTTCGGTGGGCAACCTCTCCTGCTCCAAGAATGCCCTCGTGGTCGGCGCCATGTACAAAGACACCATGACAAATAAATACAGGCTTGTAAGTTTTTCATCCTCCGGTCCCTGCAACAACGGCGTAATGAAACCCGATTTCGTAGCGCCAGGAAAGGATATTTCCACCATCGGCTATGCCGGGTATGTCGACGGCACCTCCTTTGCGGCTCCTTACATCACCGGCATTTCCGCCGTCGTTTCGCAGAAGTGGCAGGAAATCTGGGGGGAGCTGGCCGATGTATCGATCGTCCGGGGCTTCCTGGCCCAGACGGCAGAGGATCTTGAAAACCCGGGACCTGACTACCATTTTGGCTACGGCCTTCCCCAGGTACGGGACGCCATCGAACTGATGGATCTCACCGATCACTACACTCAGGGCAGGGTCGATAGCGACATGACCCAGAGTTACACGATTACCAAAAATGATTCCGACCCTCTCCGGTGTACCCTCTCCTGGCTCGATTACGGCGGTTTCTATCTCTCCTCCGACCTGGACCTCTCCATTGTTTCGGGATCGACAACCTACTATCCCTACCTTCTTGATCCCAATAATCCATCCTTTCCCGCCACGACGGGGACGGACCATCAGAACGTTTCCGAACAGGTCGATGTCTGTGCCACCCCTCCCTGTTCCTCCACTCCGCCCGGGACTTACACCGTCAACGTCTTTGCCAACTGGCCGATCTTTACCGACGGAGGCCATCCCTATCTCCTGATCTGCAGCCATTCCATCGGGGGCGGCGGAGAAGCCTGTAATGGAGCCGGGGAACCCAACAATTCCTTATCCCAGGCCTATTACATCCTATACAGCGGTGCTTACCAGACCGATCTCTGTCCCGACGGGGATGTGGACTACTACACCTTCGACCACTTTGCCGACGGGCCGATGACCCTGACCCTGACCGGCGGGACCCTCGACGTCACGCTCACGACGCTGAACGGTAACCCGGTGGACTCGGGGACCTCCATCAGTCAGCCCAACCTTGCCCGGGGTTCCTACGTGATCAAGGTTGCATCTCCGACCGGAACCAAGGTAAACTATTCGATGTCGCTTTTGAAACAGGACTACGCCCACCGGCGCCCTGTATCTTGACCATCTTCAGGGAGGATGTACATGAAAAAATTATTATTTACGCTTCTTGCTCTTTCAATTGTTAGCACGGCATTCGGAGTATTCCGGACTGCCGAGGCTGTCATCGTTCCGGCAGCCGCCAGAACCGCCGGTGCCGGTGGAACCAACTGGCAGACCGACATTACGATCTATAATCCCAACAACTTTGATGTCTATCTGACACTCTGGTACATTCCCTCCGGCCTGACCGGCGGGTACCAGGAACTCGCCCTGACCGATCCCCTCGGAGCCGGGGAGAGCACAACGATCAGTGATATTATCGGTTACTTCGCCGAATCGGGATCGGGTGCCCTCTTTATATGGGGCCAGGACGCCGGTGATTTCGATGCAGACATCATTGCCACATCCCGAACCTGGACCCCGGACCCTGGCGATGCCAGCAAAGCCTACGGCCAGGGCATCCCGGGCCTTCCCTGGTACTACTTTGCCGATCCCAACTACGCGGCGGAGGGCATGGACCATCTGCTCATCTTCGATCTGGAGAACACGACCACTTTTCGGACCAACGTTGGAATCCTGAATGTCTCCGACAGCGTGACCGAGACGATCCAGGTGGAGATCCTGGACGGTGCCGGTAACGTCTACGGGCCCCTGGAATACACGATGGGCCCCCTCTCCCAGTTTCAACAGGGCAACATTCTCAACCAGCTGGGCCTGACCGGATCGGGCTTCATGGCCCGCGTATCGATCAAGTCCGGATCGGTTGTGGGTAATGGAGTACCCGCCGTCATGGCCTACGGCTCCAAGGTACATAACGTGAGCGGAGACCCGACCTACCTCGAGGCCGCCTTCTCGGTCCGACCGGATATCGACTGCATCTGGCCGACCAACTGATCCGCACCGACGTATTGACCATGGAGAGCGTCCGACCCGTGTGCCGGACGCTCTTTTCTTTCCCATGATCGACCCGACCCCCCTTCTCCGTATCGACGGCCTCACCCTTCATGCTTCCCATGCACTTCTGGAAGAAGTCGATCTGACTCTTCAGCCGGGAGAGGTTCTGGCCCTTGTCGGAGAATCCGGGAGCGGAAAGAGCATGACAGCCCATGCCGTCATGGGCCTTCTGCCACCCGGAATTCGAGTTACGGCCGGATCGATCGAGCTGAAAGGGGAGGATGTAACCCGTGTGGATGAGGCGCGCTGGCGTCAGATCCGGGGCCGCACCGTCTCCATGGTTTTTCAGGAATCGATGAGCGCCCTCAACCCCGTCCTTTCCATCGGCACCCAGCTGGCTGAAATTTTTCGCCAGAGAGAAGACCTGGGAAAGAGAGAGGCCCTGTCCCGCTCCCGGGATGCACTGGCCGGGGTCCGGATCCACGATGCTGAGGGCACGCTTCGGCTCTTTCCTCACGAACTCTCCGGCGGAATGCGTCAGCGGGTCATGATCGCGATGGCCCTGGCAGCGCATCCCGATCTCTTGATCGCCGACGAGCCGACCACAGCCCTGGATGTCACCGTGCAGACGGAGATCCTCCACCTCCTTATGGATGCAAAGAAAAGCCTCGGCTTTGCCCTTCTCTTTATCACCCATGATCTTTCCCTTGTCGCCCACATCGCCGACCGGGTCGCCGTTCTCTATGCCGGAATGGTGATGGAGGAGGGTGCCACGGAGCAGGTGATCCATCACCCCGCCCACCCCTATACGCGGGCCCTTCTCCGTTCCCGTCCATCATCTGCAACAAGGGGCAGGCCCCTTCCCACCATTCCCGGTAATGTACCCTCTCCGTCCGAAAGGCCACCCGGCTGTCCCTTCGGTCCCCGATGCGAAGAATCCGAACCGCGATGCTCGGAACACCTTCCTTTGCTGGTATCGCTTCAGGACGGCGCCTGCCGCTGTATCCATGCGGAGAACCAAAGTGGCTGACGCGATCCTTTCCGGTCACAATCTTTACGTCTCCCGAGGGGGCCGATCCATCCTCCAGGATGTCTCTTTCTCGCTTGTACAGGGAAAGACGCTGGGCTTTGTGGGTGAATCGGGAAGCGGGAAGACGACTCTGGCCCTGACCTCGGTCGGTCTCCTCTCCTCCGAACAGGGAGAGGTACGGTACAAAGGCCGAAGCCTGTCCCGTCTGAAGGGACAGGATCTTAAGGATTTTCGACGCACGGTCCAGTATGTCTTTCAGGATCCCTTTGCCTCCCTCGATCCCCTGCAGACCGTACGTTCCATCCTTCAGGAACCCCTGTTCATCCACAGGGTTGACCGGAAGGAGGCAGCCGGGAGGATCCGGCAAACGCTGGAGGAAGTGGGGCTGGGCGAGTGGATTCTGGACCGGCTTCCCCACCAGATCTCAGGAGGACAGCGTCAGAGAGTCGCCCTGGCAAGAGCCCTGGTTCTGGATCCCGACATCCTGGTTCTGGATGAACCGGTGGCCGCACTCGATGTCAGCATTCAGGCACAGGTTCTCAATCTTCTCCAGGATCTCATTCAGCGGCGATCGCTTTCCCTTCTCTTCATTGCTCACGATCTTCACCTTGTCCATCTCTTTTGTGACAGAGCCCTGGTCATGTACAGAGGACTGGTGGTGGAAGAGGGTCACGTGACGGATCTCTTTGCCCGACCGAATCACCCCTATACGCGCCTGCTTCTTCAATCTGTTCTGAGCGGTATTCCCGGTGAGCCCCTTCCTGAAATCTCTCCGGTGGACTCTGAAGAGATTCTCCCGGATTCGGGATGCCCCTTTGCTCCTCGATGTAACCGGAGAATCGATATCTGTAAGCAACGCGTTCCGCCTGCTGAGAACCGGGACGGGGTTGCATTTCGCTGTTTTCGTCCGGAAAATGAACCTAAACGGTCCTGATTGCGTACTATTGCTGTAGTGTGTCTTTTGAAAGAGGAGGTATCCATGTTTCGAACGATCGGTATTGCTATTCTGACTCTGTCCACCGCCCTGTTTGCCCAGGAGATGTCCCTGCAGGACTGCCTGAACCGGGCTCTGAAAAATAATCTGGATATCCAGATCCAGGCCCTTGACACACAGATGAGCGGGGAAAATGTTCGCTCTTCGATGGGGATCTTTGACCCGGTCCTATCCGCTCGATACTCCGAAGACTCCAATACCAGTCCCTCGGTCTGGGAACTTCAGGGTGCCCAGGTCTTTAAATCGGAAGGGAAGGATGGAAGTTTTTCGATCAGCCAGCTTATCCCTTCGGGAGGTTCCGTTTCCCTGTCCTATCAGGCAAACCGGTCGGAAAACAACTCCACCTTCTATACCGTCAATCCCTCCTTTACAGGCTCCCTTTCACTGGGATTCAGCCAGTCCCTTCTTCAGGGGTTCGGAACCGATGTCACCCGGTACCGGATCACCCTGAATGAACAGGCCCACTCGACATCCCGGGAGCAGCTCCGCTATCAGATCATGTCCACAATTCTCGCCGTGGAAAAGGCCTACTGGGACCTTCACTATGCCCTGGCGGACCTGGAGGTGAAGAAGGTCGATCTCGAACTGGCCCGGGAGCTTCTGGAAGACACCCAGAAGCGCATCGATCTGGGAACCCAGGCTCCCATCGACATCTACCAGGCCCAGGTGGGGGTGGCCACCCGGGAAGAGCAGATCATTCTGGCTCAAAATACCGTAGCCGCCGCTCAGGATCACCTGAAAAATCTTCTGAACGTTACCGATCCCAAAGAGTGGGACCAGGAAATCATTCCCATCGAGGAGGTTGAAACCAGCGATCTCGAGTTTGACCTCAACGAAAGCTATGAAGAGGCCCTTACGCTCCGCCCCGATGTCCGGATCAAGCATCTGGACTTTGAAGCGAAAAAGAACGACTATCTCGTGGCAAGGAACAACCTCCTTCCCAGCCTGGACCTCAACGTGAATTACTGGTACGCAGGCTCCGGTGGAGACACAATCATCAGGGATCCAAACTCGGGAGAGGTTCTCGAAATCATTCCGGGAGGTCTTTCCGACGCCAACGAACAGGTTCTGGACCGCGACTATGGAAACTGGACCGCAGCATTGACCTTCTCCATGCCGATCGGGAACCGGGACGCCCGTGCAAAACGAACGATTGCCGAACTCACACTGGACCGTGCCGATAAAGAAATGGAGCAGCTTCGCCAGGCGGTATTTCTGGAAATCCGAAACGCTCTCAGAAACCTGGCGACCGCCAGACAATCGATGGAAGCCGCCCGGGTCAGTCGAGTCCTGGCGGAAAAAAACCTGGATGCCGAGAGAAAAAAGTACGACAACGGAATGACAACGTCTTTCCAGGTTCTTGAGGTCGAAGCCGATCTTTCCGATGCCAAAACCCGGGAAATCATGGCGCGGATCAATGTGCGCAAGGCGATTGCCGACTTCCACTTTTCCGTGGGGAACCTGGCCGACTACGAAAACCTGGACATCGTGGAAAGTAATGCCCCGCAATACGGTCAGCCTCAGAAACGGATCCCGGTCTTCTCTTACGGGTGGTGGATCCGTAACGACAGCAGACTTTCAGCTCCCTGAGGGGGTTTCCGGCTCGCCCACGCGGACGATGGAGCCACGAATCAGCTCGTTGTCCGCAAGGGGGCGAAACCGGTACCGATAGGCGTACCGGTCTTTCCGCTGGACGAGGCTTGTTGAAAGCAGGATGTAATGTCGTTCACCGTATTCCACAACCTGGACATCGGACCATGGCTTCAGCTCGGAAGAATAGAGGTCGATCCCGCGATCCGGGTTCTTTTCATCTGTCACGATCTCATCAGACGTTTGCGGTCCGATCTTCCGTTTTAGACGAAAAGAATGGAACCCTTCTTGTCCTGTGGTCCAGATTTGATCCACCATCCAGAGAGGAAAGATGCCCAGATGCCTCCCGGTAAAGGATGCCTCAAGAGCACGGACGATCCCTTCCAGGAAGAAATAGAGCAGAATCCAGCTCTGGGGCTTTAAGAAAAAGGCAAGGTA encodes the following:
- a CDS encoding S8 family serine peptidase; this translates as MNTLLLFAVVSVFVQPCADRDMYVEKYGGQPYGKCMILYQDNELPLSLKQTFSTTWVKPKTTHSWFEGEYMQMDQVQNILGMLGQGMNVEIMDGGTADLSNQELSGHAQNLDATGSDPHATSTTGIVVAQGATNAQYKGMAPGAYAYVRDYNGDIFSEKEMDFPAYNIAADNNSWGYVLGWTWGSKNKPQFYCYNSSEYVADGFGDYDNYAKEMDNLILPIGSEPLKTVVVFSSGNDRGEIYSPAIYGGHNHCYCPDSTSRCDSALHTDEHDPDPDYGSVGNLSCSKNALVVGAMYKDTMTNKYRLVSFSSSGPCNNGVMKPDFVAPGKDISTIGYAGYVDGTSFAAPYITGISAVVSQKWQEIWGELADVSIVRGFLAQTAEDLENPGPDYHFGYGLPQVRDAIELMDLTDHYTQGRVDSDMTQSYTITKNDSDPLRCTLSWLDYGGFYLSSDLDLSIVSGSTTYYPYLLDPNNPSFPATTGTDHQNVSEQVDVCATPPCSSTPPGTYTVNVFANWPIFTDGGHPYLLICSHSIGGGGEACNGAGEPNNSLSQAYYILYSGAYQTDLCPDGDVDYYTFDHFADGPMTLTLTGGTLDVTLTTLNGNPVDSGTSISQPNLARGSYVIKVASPTGTKVNYSMSLLKQDYAHRRPVS
- a CDS encoding ABC transporter ATP-binding protein, with the protein product MPDALFFPMIDPTPLLRIDGLTLHASHALLEEVDLTLQPGEVLALVGESGSGKSMTAHAVMGLLPPGIRVTAGSIELKGEDVTRVDEARWRQIRGRTVSMVFQESMSALNPVLSIGTQLAEIFRQREDLGKREALSRSRDALAGVRIHDAEGTLRLFPHELSGGMRQRVMIAMALAAHPDLLIADEPTTALDVTVQTEILHLLMDAKKSLGFALLFITHDLSLVAHIADRVAVLYAGMVMEEGATEQVIHHPAHPYTRALLRSRPSSATRGRPLPTIPGNVPSPSERPPGCPFGPRCEESEPRCSEHLPLLVSLQDGACRCIHAENQSG
- a CDS encoding ABC transporter ATP-binding protein, producing MADAILSGHNLYVSRGGRSILQDVSFSLVQGKTLGFVGESGSGKTTLALTSVGLLSSEQGEVRYKGRSLSRLKGQDLKDFRRTVQYVFQDPFASLDPLQTVRSILQEPLFIHRVDRKEAAGRIRQTLEEVGLGEWILDRLPHQISGGQRQRVALARALVLDPDILVLDEPVAALDVSIQAQVLNLLQDLIQRRSLSLLFIAHDLHLVHLFCDRALVMYRGLVVEEGHVTDLFARPNHPYTRLLLQSVLSGIPGEPLPEISPVDSEEILPDSGCPFAPRCNRRIDICKQRVPPAENRDGVAFRCFRPENEPKRS
- a CDS encoding TolC family protein; its protein translation is MFRTIGIAILTLSTALFAQEMSLQDCLNRALKNNLDIQIQALDTQMSGENVRSSMGIFDPVLSARYSEDSNTSPSVWELQGAQVFKSEGKDGSFSISQLIPSGGSVSLSYQANRSENNSTFYTVNPSFTGSLSLGFSQSLLQGFGTDVTRYRITLNEQAHSTSREQLRYQIMSTILAVEKAYWDLHYALADLEVKKVDLELARELLEDTQKRIDLGTQAPIDIYQAQVGVATREEQIILAQNTVAAAQDHLKNLLNVTDPKEWDQEIIPIEEVETSDLEFDLNESYEEALTLRPDVRIKHLDFEAKKNDYLVARNNLLPSLDLNVNYWYAGSGGDTIIRDPNSGEVLEIIPGGLSDANEQVLDRDYGNWTAALTFSMPIGNRDARAKRTIAELTLDRADKEMEQLRQAVFLEIRNALRNLATARQSMEAARVSRVLAEKNLDAERKKYDNGMTTSFQVLEVEADLSDAKTREIMARINVRKAIADFHFSVGNLADYENLDIVESNAPQYGQPQKRIPVFSYGWWIRNDSRLSAP